ttggcaagatggtatagccaaatgagcagatgttaaaccctgtcatgacagagagctccctggtgtgggtggggatggcagatttaacctgtgcgcagtgattacctcactacgcacaggtgcagccactcctgttcctgggtccaattagacctggccaattatctaattctcaaccaattatccaattggccaggtccaattagcttgacccagggcaggtgtggccgcttaaaccagccatccccacaccacatacccccaacgccaaactgaggccagggagacTCACTGGCCGAagcctacccccccacccccacccccacccccacccccacactcccaACAAAGCCaaagacaacaaacaaaaacaaaaacactccaaacacgctaaaaaaaaaaaaagtcagggtgggtggccccggaacagtccagtacatgcgGTGACCCTCCTTCGGACGACAAGGCAgccccttcttcctcctccctcctggaGCATGGGaagtcctgggctgctctgctggctggtggggccgtcaccggcttgggctgttccaggggctgtggtggggtggctgggctggtgggctggtggacTGGCCTTGTGGTGCTGGGGATCAGGAACCCTCGTGgctgtggtggccgccagtcggctctgctggcgGGCGGCTGCAGGCTTATCCCCTCATGGGCTCCCGGcaaaccaaccaggccaaaacaaagaACTAAAAACGACCAAACGGAcgagaaaggaagcaaaacggcgcggccaccgctcgtgcgccgcccgtggctgacccgccttcccggccaagtccagctcacggcgcgaccacctctcgtTCACCGCCCGTCGCTGACCTGCCTCCTcggccaggtgcagctcctcagcatcccagctgaggattgcctccttcccctccctggtcaTCTTCCGCTCCCCATTCTTGGCCCGGAGGATCCGCCCGAAGccctgtcgggaacacctcagccgcccctcctccagtgtgcttcctggtcggccctcctgtgcctctttcctGTGCCGGaggagccccacgttgggcgccactgtggcaaacacgcctgccacaggccaccgaagtggctttccttggggccctccagcacagagacacagggcggAGATgtttaaaacagtccacatttattccacgagggtttggcaagatggtatagccaaatgagcagatgttaaaccctgtcatgacagagagctccctggtgtgggtggggatggcagatttaacctgtgcgcagtgattacctcactacgcacaggtgcagccactcctgttcctgggtccaattagacctggccaattatctaattctcaaccaattatccaattggccaggtccaattagcttgacccagggcaggtgtggccgcttaaaccagccatccccacaccacacgtGCATTTTACAATTTAGtcttttagcagatgcttttaccTGAAGCAACTTGACAAAAgcgcatttcacattttaactgTGGAGGGGATGAGAGTCAGACAGGTGAGTCACAGAAAGAGTCCTCTCGTCAAGCTCACCATCACGTCCACGTTGCCGACACACTCCAAGGCGAAGTCCACCCCTCCGTCGGTCATCTCCGCCAGCACCTGGCTGATGGGCTTGTCGTGGTCCTTGGGGTTCACGAAGTCGGTCGCCCCAAACACTTGGGCCTTGGGGAACTTGTCCTTGTTGAGGTCCACAGCGAAGATCCTGGAAGCTCCCGCCGCTTTACAGCCCATCACCGCCGCCAAACCCACGGCCCCCAAACCGAACACCGCGCACGTAGAGCCAGgctccacctgcagggggggggtgggggtgggggggggacaaacttttatttaaaaaaaaaagaggcaggtTAAATGCGATTAACGCTGTAACtccttctgcaaaaaaaaaaccccttctTTCAATGCTATTACTGTGACTGCTATCATCTTTTATGATCTATGTTcgaatgcatttgcattttatttatgtatgaacCCCAGAAAGCACTGCTGAACCAAACTAaatggcacccccccccccccccgtggtgacacacgtacacatgagCACTGTAACTGTGGATGTGGAAGTGGAGAGCGTTTTTGACTCCCGGGTGAAgacgcgtgcgcgcgcgcaccTTGGCGGAGTTTATGGCGGCTCCGTAACCCGTGGAGATCCCGCACCCCAGCAGGCAGACCTTCTCCAGGGGAGCGTCCTTTCGTATTTTGGCCAGCGCGATGTCCGAGACGACCGTGTACTCCGAGAACGTGCCCAGGGCGAACAGCTGGTGAATCTCTTTCCCTCGACAGGTGATCCGGCTCGTCCCGTCCGGCAGTACCCCCTTCACGGTCTGGTCCCTGCAGGTGGAACAaaagatagtgtgtgtgtgtgtgtgtgtgtgtgtgcactggctGATCCGTAGGCGGGTCACAGGAACCCCCACCCGAATAGAGGGACTGAATGCGTTTGTGCTGGGTTTGGCTTTGCCGTTTGGTAGGTGGCAATCTTAGCATATAGAGATTTTTCAAGCAAAATTATCCAAAACCATGAAAGACTAATTGTGTTCTCCAATGGCTGGAGTTCCCCCAGAAGCATGTGCAGCATCTGCCTCCCGTTCCTGTACCCGCTCGTAATATGCACATTAGGAAGAGGGCCGCGTCGCTCACAGGCCAAACAGCAGCACGCAACACCCCCGTGAGAGGCCATGTCTCAACATTTCAAAGGCGGCCGGCAGGCAAAAgcatcagaaaaaaagagcaagagctgaaaaagaaagtgagagaaacgAGAGTCCGCGATAGgctggcagcctgtccagggtgtattcctgcctctcgtcccagtgcacgctgggataggcgtCAACACACCCCGACCccgcccaggataagtgggtatagataatggatggatggatggatggatgaagagagagggatCCGTACCAGTTTGTCTTGCACATGTTCGTTTTCGGGCTCTGGCAGTATTCGCACTCTCCGCACTGAGCCGCGAACAGAGGGATGACTGTGTCCCCTGCaggagaagggaagggaaggagggaagggaCGGAGGGAGGACACATTAGAGCGGGAGTTACAGAAAACACCTCAGAGCATGTTTCCCACCCAGCTGGACTGCCCAGCAGTGCCTAGCGGGCAAGCGAACTGTGAGCGTAAGCGCGAACGTGTCGGGCGCGATGGGGGTCGCAGAACTTCACCTTTGGAGAATTTGGAGACTCCGGGGCCGACGCTCTCCACGACGGCCGCTCCCTCGTGCCCCAGGACGACGGGGAAGGAGTGCATTCCGCCTTGCGGCAGCGACGTTTCCCTCAGGACGGCCAAGTCAGTGTGGCAAACCCCGGTGGCCACGATCTGTCCCAAAATCACACAACAACCCTCCATTCAGTCTGAATAGGCACACAGCaccccatcccacacacacacacacacacacacatgcatacatcaaaactgacttttttaaTGTGCAGCGTCTCTCTAGCACAAGCACCGATCCAGGATAACGGATTGCTGCCCGACGCAGGATGAGAGCTGTAACCATGACGATGCTCGGGGCGTGAACGGTACCTTGATGCGGACCTCGTGGGCTTTGGGCGGGGCCACCTCCACCTCTTCGATCGACAGCGCCGTCCGCGGCTCCCAAGCCACCGCCGCCTTGCACCTGATCACCTGGAACAGTGCAGTCCAGACAGAGCAATCACgcctttattttgatttattatttcatgAAGGTCGGCTGATTTCCAAGCATGATCTCCTGGCCGCATTCAGACTGAATGATttatggactgaagtaaaactCAAGACAGGCGGGTTTCCTCTGGCTGCTAACTTGTTCTTTCTGACAGTTAGTCAAACAGAGGTTTCCTCTAGTCTttccacagcaaaaaaaaacattgccctCTCtatcccctcctctctccctctctctttcattcccatttaaatggtaaatataAGTGATTTCAAACATTCTCCAGACAATCCGTTACCTTGCCTTCAGTCCCCATGTCTTCTCTCTGTGCAAGTGCCAGGTGGCTCGCCCTGTCGCCAGATGAATATCAAGCGCAATCAGTCAATTCCTGGTTAATGATTGGCAGAAACTCTCGCTCGTACGTGCGCGGCATATAAAACGATGATTGATGTCACTCGAAGCGGTTTAAAAACGCTTGGGGTGGGACGATCAAACTTGATGGCAGGTCTTTAAGCGAATCACCGGGAATGACCTCTTCAAGGAGCACGGCAGCCTTTATGACAACTGCACTTCCCTGACTGTGATCCAGCGAGTAATAGCTTGTGTCTGGAGAGTGGGTGGTACAGTTACAGTTGAGTGATGAGGACAGGTTCAGGATGATAATCGGTTCAGATGCCAGATGAAAAGCTGCCAGGTCTTTGGATGGGAGTGGGAAACCCCTCGGCCAATGCCATTCCCGCATCCTCTCGGCCAATCAGATGCCACCAAGACTCCATGACCTCGGCTGACTGCATGAAACTGGGGGAATAAGTCACACGGTTTGACAGCAATCAGATTCAAGAGACTACTGTGCCCAGCCGACGCCCGAAAATAGGAACTCATGCTTACTTGCAAAGTAAAATTTGTTAACGGCCAACAGGATTTGTACTgtagctgctttttaaaaagcaaagttaaaggagtaccatggtggttgaacgtgacacttcccagttgtcttcaggcaacaacaaaacaaatgtgcataattttttaattcttcagtcatttcaatgcactttaaaacgtatttttctaagcctaaatttcccacgataaaaattcacccgaaccgtctgggcgtggtaatgagaactgtcagttagctatgattgacagaccgtgccccgttaccatagctacccccatgatacgcgctctctttgggagactgaattttcacaagctagctaggtTAGTAGggctagtatatcaagtatcggtagatagctaaggtaaggacgttgacttatatccaattatagtttttgatatctagctagccaagttaagataaaagcacaactttaacgtcctcataaaagcaaactagcaagctaacgttatcgataacattgccttatgaaagcaaacctcctagctagctaacgttagctagctagctaaatgagtataaccagaaataatctaaaggcactctaatttaagtgaacctaacgttagtgaaaaatttgcattgtctgaacagcaggacggtgtgtcctgtcagatttctttacggggcgtggaaatgggagtagttactgtattcgtgacgtagcaaaatgacaactttctcaaccggttgaaaataggacgatgaatttaaaacgcaaatttctccaaaaatacagaacggacatatttaatactttgctcattgtgtttcttcaatgcctcttgtgcaaatagcacataaaaccgagaaagtgtgaaaatcaccatggtactcctttaagaaaaaaaaaacataattttagcAATATTTTAGCCCCAGGTAAGAAGAAGACTTAAGGCAGGGGTTAATCTGAAGGAATCTCCATACGTTTTGACTTCAACATGCAGCCCCCAGCACACATGGAGGCCCGTTAGGtttagaaaaatgtttggaagcACTTCATGTACAGTAGCTCACAGTAACACACTTGGGGCCATATTTAGTAAAGGACTGTGACTGCTTCGCAATGTTTACGTTGGATGCAGGCTACTAAGCGTACGCAAAATCACTATTAGGATACACTTTGCTGGGGTTAGGTCACTCCACAACTTTCCTTTTGATGCATAGTTAAATTACATtgaaggcatttagcagacactctgaTCCAGAGCAAGTTATCCATTTACAtatcatttacactgcatccatttatacagctggacatatacttcagcaattcaggttaagtacctcagGGCAACAGCTGTGTCCTTCCTTACCCGTTACACTACACCGCCACCGTTGTTCATGTTCATGCGCATGTATGCCTGGAGTGAGATCATGTAAATTAGGCCAGTAAAGTGTTCCGTCTGATTTATTAAAGCATGCATTATTTGTGATTGTACTCTTTTGCGTGGGAATTTTTAGAACTGCTGAAAGCAGGAGCTGATTTGCCTTGATTTAGGCCATGGCGGTGTCgggctgtacacacacatcGTCTGCAGTCAAACCAGTTTGCCTTGAGGGCTACACGGGGTGAAGATGAACAACACCCTGGAAAGGAGaggggttttaaaatgtgtttcacacaTGTGTCTATTAATCACTTCTCACTTATTTTCAGATGTGGTAGGACATTACATTGGTTTTATTGAAAGGACAACTACTTCTTTTGAAGTCACCAGCTGGCAGTTATTATAAAAACGCAGTTCAATTGGGTACAGTATAATTATCTGTGAATACAGTTTCACCTTCAGGTGTTCTCCCATAACGAGTTCATTCGTGTCTAATCCCTCCACTCACACTCATTTTGCATGGATTTTTCACCTGCTGGTCTATCGGTGTTAATATTCTTTCCTTGGTTGGACCACCCCCAGTGTCTTTTGCCCTTgtaaagtttttctttttgtacactGCCTAATATCGAGCCATCTTTTCTTTACATggtcttctgtttgttttatcaTACCTAATGTGTCAATCTCGTATGTGATGTCACTCCAAATATTTATTCTCTCCATTGGTGTTGTATTCCATGGCTGTAAAATGGCATCGTGAAGCTGTACCTTGTTGCCTACATTTTCTGATCTGTaaatttaagttttgtttttcttgtggtTCCCTCGCTACTTGTGCCCGATCGAGCCGTATCCATTCCTTGGCACCTTCTAATCTGGACGTGTAAACATACCATATTGTTTCTGACCATTTTTTATGGGTGCCTCCTCCCAGGAAATTGTGAATGAGGGCGtcaaatttatttgattgtgtGAATAGAACTTGACAAATCTTTAATGTGAATAGAACTTGACAAATCTTTAATGTGAATAGAACTTGATAAGTCTTTAATGCGTTTAATTAAAGATGAATGATATCTAAGACCGCAACAGAGCAGTAATATACAGACGGGAgacaaatttaaagaaaaactgacATAAAATGTCccagtaaggtgttgggccaccatgagccacCAGAACAACTTCAATGCGTtgtggcatagattctacaagtctctggagctctactggagggatggaacaccatgcTTCCTTAAGATATTCCCTACTTTGTTTTTTCAATGAAGGGGGTGGACAGCACTGTcaatcaggatagaaatgtttcatgaTAACTTTGTGatgatttgcagtgacctttTCCTCTAAGGGTCCTCTACAAGTGGACCCAAGCCATTCCAGgtaaatgccccccacagcataacagagccaccagtCCCCCTCACTATCAGCATcgagcattcaggcctgtaccgttctcttggtgtacgccacaaatgcactcgcccacttgttgagaatatggtgatGGATGACTCGTCTGACCATATCACCTTTTTCCTCATCTCTGAAGACAAATGCCTATGGTTTTtccaccactgaactctcaaatttGCATCTGTCTGTAATGAAGGATGTATGTACTGCATCCCTACTATAATAGTTCTCTATATGTAGTTGTtgacagactgacacagtctgatcacgttcTGCACTGACATTTTCATTCACCCGAGGAAGAAttccccttttgttttttctcacatattgcactaatgcaTGAGCAACATGATAATCGAATGCgcacttttgaccacaatttccgaccctatttactgatgtctttcccatagatctaaatgcagatgtcactttagtcactattcctattgaaacactaacCAGCTGAGCAGTCTTCGTGACtcaagctcctgccatccatgccccaataatgaaccctctttcaaagtcactaaGATCTATTCCTcctgccatcttgatccaaaatcaaggtcagctgggcctgctcagcatttttatacatgccacagagcatgatattAATTATGTGGCTTAATTGTATCGTGCAGTGCACCTGTATGGAAGAGTCTGTATacgttatgtttctccactcattgaTTCAGACTatgttatataatgttttaGGTTGCATTCCTTGGTCAATCTGGCTCTAAAAGTCTCTTCACAGTGTTTtaacatctcataaaaaacaagatttcaacgtacaaaaatgccaagttactcacacatacaagacataccccgtctataactcattcattcagactgccaaaatccaggcctgcgattaaaagtattgatatcaaaatgatgccaagttgcggtactacaaacaatataggctatcttgcctcaccgaaattacataagatgtattccaaagcaatgctacccaatatttcctcaattctttcaagtcacttgagttatagacggggtatgtcttgtatgtgtgagtaacttggcatttttgtacgttgaaaacatgttttttatgagatatcatttctttttgcaaagcgttgtattatgagagtgagaaatgcgaagtgaccgtaagaaacggttgtggattatagCTATccctgtgtgaatttgtacagtctgatgagcgtgtaccgtttggcagttttggtttgctataCATGTAAAACactggctgtgacaaagggtagtaattgtttgtttgtggctagatagagaggtgacatgaatgtagaaacgtggcggcaccatgacatagctatgcaatgtgtgaaatatcattagcaaacctgtccgtggttttaaagaagaacacaggccagtaagtaCAGAAGAGCtgccgttgaatccatatggctttgcaatatcgtagccggttaataactgaacatgcagacttgaacctaggaccccatgttcccaagactgtaacctcgCCCACAACGCCAtagcagactagctgtttaaactggaaatgtttcagagtaaaaaggtatgggtattttgcgtgtgtatgcgagtttttgattgggtcatgtaggtgaagatttggctggtgtcggtaaaatgtccaatggggagacatgttgttagtgggattgacggcaggaaaaata
This region of Anguilla anguilla isolate fAngAng1 chromosome 5, fAngAng1.pri, whole genome shotgun sequence genomic DNA includes:
- the LOC118226782 gene encoding alcohol dehydrogenase class-3-like codes for the protein MGTEGKVIRCKAAVAWEPRTALSIEEVEVAPPKAHEVRIKIVATGVCHTDLAVLRETSLPQGGMHSFPVVLGHEGAAVVESVGPGVSKFSKGDTVIPLFAAQCGECEYCQSPKTNMCKTNWDQTVKGVLPDGTSRITCRGKEIHQLFALGTFSEYTVVSDIALAKIRKDAPLEKVCLLGCGISTGYGAAINSAKVEPGSTCAVFGLGAVGLAAVMGCKAAGASRIFAVDLNKDKFPKAQVFGATDFVNPKDHDKPISQVLAEMTDGGVDFALECVGNVDVMRAALDSCRSAWGTCVILGYVQEKDMSVPPMSLLLGRTLKGTFFGGWKSVDSVPKLVDDYMNKKLKVDEFVTHNLSLEKVNEAFDLMTSGKSIRTVLKMA